The following nucleotide sequence is from Solanum dulcamara chromosome 7, daSolDulc1.2, whole genome shotgun sequence.
tctaattaaataaataaccatcataagatttcgaaactagcAACACCCTTATTACAATATGCCTAGCCTAAACCCAAAAACTCaccccaaatctataatcaattacctaaatctcaagcctagggttaagtttcaatttccccAAATAACATAGATCTAATGATATTCCTATAATATAATAccctaaaatatttaaatatataccaatatatcaaaacCAACCTAATTAGTAAATTATAAATAGCGTTATATATTTTCCTCGTATTGTTTTCCCCTACAGTAAAAAAAACTAGTAATGAAAAGAACAttaaacttctttttttttgtcttccCCCTAATCGCTGCAGGTAAGCaaagattgaaatttttggCATATAGCTAGAATTCATAAAGTAGATTTGTTTTCTTGTTCAGGGGATAACTAACCATACTTATCATCATTACACCATCCTTTCCACTAattctttcaaaaataataataactttTCCCAAGCACTAAAGTGAATTAAGCACACAGTTTTTCAAAGTAATATACATTGAAGTTAAAGGTTACCTGAAACACACAACTGGTTCTCTCCACGCCGCAGGTATTTTTTCTAGTTCTCTCCACGTTTGTTTTCTTTTGCAAATTAGGGTAGTTAAATCatgaattaataattaaataaaagctaaatcccactaatatatttttatatgtattgaacAAGTGGTATAGTATATTAACTAAACTATCACTTTAGTCCATTAACTACATGATTTATCTAAATTCATTCCTCAATTAAATAGCCATAGTTATGGAAAAGTccaataacccattaaaaatttaatttttttttcttccggATAGAGTATTTTATGaaagagagatgactcattctcaaaatgaccaaacgggTCACTAcacaattactgatctaattaatgggattaatttggtttaaaaaataacggttgtgtacgtgaagattcaagccaaaaaacagagcataaattcaaatcaaattcgatttcaatttttttccagttttggtgatacataagttatgtatctgatacatcaactttagatGTAGAATACTTAATGcatatcagctatttatggttAATATTTTAATGTAAGTTTTGAttggttatttaattgaatcactggtctaattaatgagattaatttgtttaaaaaagCAACTGTgatgttcatgaagattcaagccaaaaaacagagcatcgtctcgaatggaaaaaatagagcatcaattcaaaccgaagttgatttcaattattttttcacttttgctgatacataagttatgtatctgatatataactttagctatagaatagttaatgcacatcagctatttatggatagaagattgagataaggtatgattggctcTTATATttccgaatctcaatgggtgggacgggatcttcttgatgatgTATTTTATTCCCTGCATTGAtatgaaaatggttaaatacaacttgaactttatacataaatacgatgtatcatatgcattaaaatatctgatgcatgagatgagattctgatacatacagaagatgtatcagaagcagttatatattatattctgatacataaatgtagatgtatcagaatcattaaaacttgaaacaacagaaaatgacacttaaacatgatgtatcagaaatagtaaatctccaaaaaattgcatttgaaaaagacattatgtatctgatacataaatgtagatgtatcagaatcattaaaacttgaaataacagaaactgacacttaaacatgatgtatcagaaatagtaaatctccaaaaaattacatttgaaaaagacattatgtatctgatacataaatgatatgtatcagaatcattaaaacttgaaacaacagaaaatgacacttaaacatgatgtatcagaaatagtaaatctccaaaaaaattgcatttgaaaaagacattatgtatctgatacataaatgatatgtatcataatcattaaaacttgaaacaacagaaactaacacttaaacatgatgtatcagaaatagtaaatctccaaaaaattgcatttgaaaaagacattatgtatctgatacataaatgatatgtatcagaatcattaaaaccttcacaaaattttcattctaaaaaaaaaacttaattgaacccatacctttgggagattagggcgtgttgtaaccccttcaatcttgttgtctatttctttgggtgcatgtttaactgtagctttcgacttcaatttctcacgtagcttattcatcactgctggatcgttacgatgtttggatctaacctcgtcgtaaccttcccaagacgaatcagaaccaggtgaaacaagaattccttgatttttattggactgtttgagaccatgaacggattccatatgtatcattgaaggtatgagaaacaaaaatagaaagatttacagaa
It contains:
- the LOC129896268 gene encoding uncharacterized protein LOC129896268 produces the protein MIHMESVHGLKQSNKNQGILVSPGSDSSWEGYDEVRSKHRNDPAVMNKLREKLKSKATVKHAPKEIDNKIEGVTTRPNLPKVVRPDLFDLLVFPPHLRLSFRVLR